A genomic segment from Microbulbifer elongatus encodes:
- a CDS encoding leucyl aminopeptidase — MQFTAKVTDILKQRTACAIIAVDNKNRLTDSGSALDKANDGALAKLLKRGDLGSTIGSTLMVPNLESGCDRILLVRSSKAPISQPEFRKLANNSARAIKSLKDATSYLTEVAVKDADITWQGAQLALAAGLASYKFTRCHSDAKPNPLAKFTAHAPEKKQLKALQKGVEFGGGQALGSNVARELGNLPGNICTPSYLASEAKALAKKHTKLTTTVLDNKKMESLGMGAFMSVAKGSDEPAAMIAMNYKGGKTGQKPIVLVGKGITFDTGGISLKPGAMMDEMKFDMCGAASVFGVMNALVEMNAPVNVVGVVAAAENMPSGRASKPGDVVTSMSGKTIEILNTDAEGRLVLCDALTWAGKFKPSVVIDVATLTGACVIALGHHATGLYANQDKLAEDLIAAGETAGDRAWRMPLWDEYQPMLNSNFADMQNIGGREAGSVTAACFLARFAEDYNWAHLDIAGSAWKSGAAKGATGRPVPLLLQYILNKK, encoded by the coding sequence ATGCAGTTTACCGCCAAGGTCACCGACATTCTGAAGCAGCGCACTGCCTGCGCGATCATCGCCGTCGACAACAAGAACCGCCTCACCGACAGTGGCAGCGCGCTGGACAAGGCGAACGACGGCGCCCTGGCCAAACTCCTCAAGCGCGGCGACCTGGGCAGCACCATCGGCAGCACCCTGATGGTCCCGAACCTGGAGAGCGGCTGTGATCGCATACTGCTGGTACGCAGCAGCAAGGCCCCCATCTCCCAGCCAGAGTTCCGCAAGCTGGCCAACAACAGCGCGCGCGCCATCAAATCCCTGAAAGACGCCACTTCGTACCTGACGGAAGTAGCCGTAAAAGACGCTGACATCACCTGGCAGGGTGCGCAACTCGCCCTCGCCGCTGGCCTCGCCAGCTACAAATTCACGCGCTGCCACAGCGACGCCAAACCCAATCCACTGGCCAAGTTCACCGCCCACGCACCGGAAAAAAAGCAGCTGAAAGCCCTGCAGAAAGGCGTGGAGTTCGGCGGCGGCCAGGCCCTCGGCAGTAATGTGGCGCGGGAACTGGGCAACCTGCCCGGCAACATCTGCACCCCGAGCTACCTGGCGAGTGAGGCCAAGGCGCTGGCGAAAAAACACACAAAGCTCACTACCACGGTACTGGATAACAAGAAAATGGAATCCCTGGGCATGGGCGCTTTCATGAGCGTGGCCAAGGGCAGTGACGAACCGGCGGCGATGATCGCCATGAACTACAAGGGCGGCAAAACCGGCCAGAAGCCGATTGTGCTTGTCGGTAAGGGCATCACCTTTGACACCGGCGGCATCAGCCTGAAGCCCGGTGCCATGATGGACGAGATGAAGTTCGACATGTGCGGTGCCGCCAGTGTATTCGGCGTGATGAATGCACTGGTGGAAATGAACGCCCCGGTCAACGTGGTGGGTGTTGTCGCCGCGGCGGAAAACATGCCTAGCGGCCGTGCCAGCAAGCCGGGGGATGTCGTCACCTCGATGAGCGGCAAGACCATCGAGATTCTCAACACCGATGCGGAAGGCCGCCTGGTGCTGTGCGACGCCCTGACCTGGGCGGGTAAATTCAAGCCCAGCGTGGTGATCGACGTGGCCACCCTCACCGGCGCCTGTGTTATTGCCCTCGGCCACCACGCCACAGGCCTTTACGCCAACCAGGACAAACTGGCTGAAGACCTGATCGCCGCCGGCGAAACCGCCGGTGACCGCGCCTGGCGCATGCCGCTGTGGGACGAGTACCAGCCCATGCTGAACTCCAATTTCGCCGACATGCAGAACATTGGCGGCCGTGAAGCCGGCTCCGTGACCGCAGCCTGCTTCCTTGCCCGCTTCGCCGAAGACTACAACTGGGCCCACCTGGATATCGCCGGCAGCGCCTGGAAATCCGGCGCCGCCAAAGGCGCCACCGGACGTCCGGTTCCGCTGCTGCTGCAATACATTCTGAATAAAAAGTAA